In Bacteroidota bacterium, the sequence ACGGCGTGCCGCTGCTGCTGCTCACCGCCGACCGGCCGCCGGAACTGCGTCAGACGGGGGCGAACCAGACGATCACGCAGCCGGGGCTCTTCGACCCGTACGTCCGCTGGGCCTTCGACCTCCCGACCCCGAGCACCGAGATGCCCGCCGCGGCCGTTCTGACGACTGTCGACCAGGCGTGGCACCGTGCCGGGCGGGCACCGGGCGGGCCGGTTCACCTCAACGCGATGTTTCGGGAGCCGCTCGCGCCGCCGCCCAAGGGCGCTGCCGATTTCCCAGAAGGCTCCACGGATTGGGGGGCCTACCTCCGTCCGCTCGCGCACTGGACCAACGGCGAGACCCCGTTCACGCAGTATGCAGCGCCTTTGGTGGCTGCACCGCCCGGTGCGCTCACCTCGCTCCGGGCGACGTTGCAACGCGCCGAGCGCGGCGTAGTCGTCGTCGGGCGACTGCGGACCGAGGCTGAGTCGAGCGCGGCGCGGCGGGTCGCTGAGGCGCTGGGCTGGCCGCTGCTGGCCGACGTGGAGTCGGGGCTACGGACGGGGCACGCCGACCATCCGCTCGTCGTTGCGCACGCGGACCTCGTCCTCACGAGCGCGCCGTTCTGCGCGGCCGTCCGCCCCGACGCCGTGCTGCACCTCGGCGGGCGGCCCGTCTCGAAGCGGCTCGCGCAGCACCTCGCCGCGTGCGCGCCACCGTGCTATGCCGTCGTCCGCGACGGCCCGGACCGCTTCGACCCGCGCCACCACGTCACGCACCGCTTCGAGAGCGACCTCGTCGCGTTCGCCGACGCGCTGCTCGCAGGGGATGTGGTCAACCCGACTGACGACGCATGGCAGGCAGGGTGGCACAAGGCTGACACAGCCGTCCGAAAGCACCTAGCCGACACCCTGGATGCCGTTGACCAGCACGAGCCGCTCTCCGAGCCCCTCGTCGCGCGCCTCGTGAGCCAGCATCGGCCCGCCGACCACGCGCTCGTGCTCGCGGCCAGCATGCCGATCCGCGACGTGGACGCCTTCGCGGACCCGACCGTACCCGCAGCCGAGGTCTTCGCCAACCGGGGCGCGAGCGGCATCGACGGGACAGTGGCGACGGCGGCAGGCGTGGCACGCGGGCGGAGCGCCCCAGCGACGCTCCTCATCGGCGACCTGGCGCTGCTGCACGACCTCAACTCGCTCGCGCTGCTCCGTGACCCTGACGTTTCCATGGCAGCCCAGCCACCCGTCGTGATCGTGGCAATCAACAATGACGGCGGGGGCATCTTCCACTTTCTGCCCCTCGCGCGCGAGGGCGTCGAGTCAGGCGCTGTGCCCGCAGCCAACTTCGAGCGGTTCTTCGGCACGCCTCACGGGCTTGGCTTTGCCGATGCGGCGCGGCTCTTCAACCTCGCCTACCACGCCCCCACCACGCCCGCAGGCTTCATCGAGGCCTACCGCACAGCCTGCACCGCTGCGACCTCCTCACTCATCGAGGTTCGGACCGAGCGCGATGCAAACCGGGCCTTGCATGCTCACCTCCTGGAGACTGCTGCAGGCGCTGTGACCGCCGTCTGCGCGTAGGCACCCCGCGCACAAGTAGCAGGCACGGGGCGCGTCCCAAAGGAAACGCCCCGTGCTCGATTCATTGGTGGGTGCGCTGCGCCGTCACCTCATTCGGCTGCGACGGTGCAGGACCCGATGCTTGCTCCGCGGCGCTGCCACGTAGCCAGGTCGCGCAGCTCGATCTGCATCTCCACGCCATCGACGCAGATCGTGATGATCTGCCCCAACCCACCAGGACCGTTGGCGGTAGGATCAGCGAGCGGGTTGGTGACAGGCGACTGGGTGCCGCCGCCGGTGGGCTCTCCGGCTTCACCTCCTGAGGAGGACGTGCCGCAACGGCCCAGCGTGGCGCCCCGGTCCAGGTGGCCGCTCAGGCCGAGGACCGACACCATCACCGAGCGCCCGTTGCGGCAGATGGCCACGCGGCGCTCGTCCTCGCGCTGCGGCGTCGCGACGAACGTCTCCTCCTCGAAGTAGTCGCGCAGATCCATCGTGTAGTCGTCGTACTCGACGATCCACGAGCCCTGCTCGATGGTGTCGCTCAGCGTGGCCAGCTGCCCGAGCGCTTCGGTCGAGTAGTAGACTTCGGCGTTGTCAGCCATCGTAAAGTCGAGTATGCCGCGCTGCTTGAACAGGGACAGCGGCGCAAAGCTGTACGAGACGCGATCCGCGAAGTAGCTCATGTTGGCTGTCTGGAGGCTGATGCGAATCTTCCGGACCTCTGAAAAGTTGGGCACCATCAGCTCCGCAACGATCAACTCGGTGTCGCGGATCACCTCCGGGCGCAACGAGCCGCGAGAGGCGTCCCAGATCCAGCTCACGCCGTCACTGGAGCCATCCGATCCCAGCAGTACGTCCAGGTTCTGCGTCATCTCCCAGTCCGCCGTCGAGACCTGGGCCCCGTTCTCGTCATATGCACGGATGGTCGTCGCGGCGTTGTCGATGTCGAAGATGTAGAAGTAGAACGGCCGGTTCCAAGCCTGGCTGAAGGTGAAGGACACCTCGGCGCGGCCACCACCCGAGGAATACATCGGCGGGTGCACGTCAAGAACGGGCAGCGGGTTGGGGCCGATGTAGTCCGGGTTGTTGATGTCGCTGGCCGCCTGCCCCAAGTCCACGGACTCCGTGAGCGCCTGGAGGCTCATGCCCTCGGCATAGCCCGCCCGGTAGTAGCTCCCGTAGCCGGTGTCGGCGTCGACGCGCACCTGGATGCCAGGGCCGCCTGGCCAGTTCAGGGTGCTGTACTGCGCGTAGCTGGTGTTGCCCATCCAGTCGTAGGGCAGCGACGTGAAGTCGGGGATGATGCCCGTGAGGTCTTGGTCGCAGCCGGGCAGGACGTTTTCGGCGGTAGCCTCCTCGCCCTGGAAGTAGAACGCCATGTCCTGAATGTCTCCGCTGTAGGCGGAGAGCTGCGTGACCCCTCCGTTGGTCGGATCGACGCGGACGAAGCGGACGCCGTCGTGGCCGTAGATCATGCCGTCGGGGTGGGCGGCGATGGCGCGCATCTTGTCAGAACTGTTGTGCGAGATCCCCGACAGGTCGTACTGCTTGGCGACCCAGCCGGTAACGAGGTCGTCCCAGCGCCACAGCTCCAGGCTGGACGCGTCGGTCCGCGTGAAGTAGACCTGGCCGCTGGCATTCATCGTGAAGCTGCCGATCTCGGCGGTGCCGCTGACGAGGCGCCGGACCTGCGACGCGTTGCCAGTCGAGAGGTCGAGTTCGTAGAGGCGCGTCGAGGAGCGGGCGAAGCCGTAGAGGGTGTTCCCTTGGAAGACGAGGCTGTTGATCTCGTCTCCCCAGTAGCGCCCCGTGTCGCCCACGCGGGTGACGTTCACCGGCGTACTCGGGTCGTCGTCGATCTCGGCCGGGTCGATGGTGTAGAGCGCATTGTCCTGCACAGGGTAGTACTGCCCGTTGCTGTAGGTGTATTCCTCGAAGTTGGCGTTGTTGACGAAGTAGATCGTGCCGTCCGGGCCGAAGGTGAAGGCCTCCGCGTCCACGGTGAAGCCTGGGGTGGCCGGCTCCTGAATGCCCTGAAGCAGCCCCTCGGTGCCGACGATGACCTGGTCCTCGTCGATGGTGTAGCGCATGAGCATGCCGTCGGAGTCGCGGATGCTCCAGATGGTCATCGGGTCCACCTCGGCGTCGCCGACCTCGACCTCGCAGTCGTAGTCGCCCTCCTCGTGGCGGACGTAGAGCATGCCGTAGATCGTGGCGTTGTTGCGCAGGGTGACCTCCATGTCGCCCACCTTGTCGGCGACCACGACGCCGTGCCACTCGAAGTCGCCCGCTGCTACGAAGTCGCCTTCAACCACGAGGATGCCATAGCCCGTCGTTGCGCCGGCGAAGCTGACGTCGCCGTCGATGTAGACGGTGGTGGGGCTGCCGAGGCTGCCGAACGCGGTGTCTTGGAAGGACTGGTTGCCCTGGTAGGCGTAGGCTGGGTTCGCCATGACCTCGTCCAGGATCGCCTCCACGTCGTAGGCCAGCGCGCCGGTGGTGACGTCGGCCTGGCTCTGATCGCCGCGCACGCGGTCGCTGCTGTAGTTGCTGAGCGCATTCTGGACCGTCTGCTGCCCCTCGGGCGTGCTCGTCCACACCGCAGGCACCGACGTGCCGGAGCGCCCGTAGCCCTCGGGCAGGTCCTCGTAGGAGAACGACGGCGTGTCGTGGCCGCTGGCGAGGAAGTTGGTCCCGGACAGGTTCACCTGCATCGTGTCCGAGTCGAGCATCAGCGGCGACGGCGCGGACGCGAGGCGTCCCACCACGCGGTAGATATCCACCGAGGTGCCGCTGACGTCGCCCGTTGAGGCAAGCACCACGGGGCCGGCTGTCCCGCCGCTGGCCACGACCTCGAAGGTGCCGCCGTTGTGGGCGGTCTGGTTGAAGCCCGCACGCCAGCCCTCAAAGTCCTGGTTGATCTTGCTCGCGGCCAGGTCCAAGCCTGTTCTCGCGACGCGCTCCGCGAGCATCTCGCTCTGGATGTGCTCGGTATCGGTGGCGATGTCGCGCGTGCGCTCCAGGGACGAACTCGAGAGCGAACCGATCCATATGGTTGCCGCCGCAACGGCGAGTAGGGCTACTCTGTTCATGGTGTTGCTGTGTGGTCCGCCGGGGTGATTCCAGTCGGACGTGTGGGGTTAGTTGAGGTTGGCGGGGCGATACGTGCGCGCCCACCGTGCACGCCTGGCAGTCTGGTCGGTAACGGTGTCACTGCCCGCATAGAGCAGGTCAAAGCGGATGTAGATGGCCGTGGCGTCCGCCAGGGTGGCTGTCGGTGTGCCGTCTGTCTCCTGAGGCTGCATCTGCAGCGTCATGAGCGAGGCCGGGCTGCTCCCGCTCATCATCCCGTTGACGAGGCGCTCCACCCTGTAGAGCGGCAGCCGTGAGGACACGCCGTCGTCCACGTAGGTGACCGAGTCCGCGACGGTCCAGCGGTATTCGACCTCCACGAACGTCGAGTCGGCGGCATCGAGCTTGCGC encodes:
- the menD gene encoding 2-succinyl-5-enolpyruvyl-6-hydroxy-3-cyclohexene-1-carboxylic-acid synthase, producing the protein MHTLSARLDAAPHLNQVWAELIVEELVRLGVGLFCVAPGSRSTPLTLAVAAHPEAKALVHFDERGSAFAALGYARAAQSQERPTPAVWITTSGTALANGMPAVVEASVDGVPLLLLTADRPPELRQTGANQTITQPGLFDPYVRWAFDLPTPSTEMPAAAVLTTVDQAWHRAGRAPGGPVHLNAMFREPLAPPPKGAADFPEGSTDWGAYLRPLAHWTNGETPFTQYAAPLVAAPPGALTSLRATLQRAERGVVVVGRLRTEAESSAARRVAEALGWPLLADVESGLRTGHADHPLVVAHADLVLTSAPFCAAVRPDAVLHLGGRPVSKRLAQHLAACAPPCYAVVRDGPDRFDPRHHVTHRFESDLVAFADALLAGDVVNPTDDAWQAGWHKADTAVRKHLADTLDAVDQHEPLSEPLVARLVSQHRPADHALVLAASMPIRDVDAFADPTVPAAEVFANRGASGIDGTVATAAGVARGRSAPATLLIGDLALLHDLNSLALLRDPDVSMAAQPPVVIVAINNDGGGIFHFLPLAREGVESGAVPAANFERFFGTPHGLGFADAARLFNLAYHAPTTPAGFIEAYRTACTAATSSLIEVRTERDANRALHAHLLETAAGAVTAVCA